In the genome of Neodiprion pinetum isolate iyNeoPine1 chromosome 2, iyNeoPine1.2, whole genome shotgun sequence, one region contains:
- the LOC124211445 gene encoding spermine oxidase has translation MLDPSKPEPTVVIIGGGMAGLSAAHRLVQCGMQNFTILEATDRPGGRIHSCWLGDVVAEMGATWIEGGCVANPVFTLAAQEGLLKPPLSRPDPSRGLFCTSDGRAIDLPVSITAYHTFRHIEQQAATLFSLGCGRTHGNLLNFMGVRIQQELHNFPEEQRYDAARVMYGMTNCVRCRCGDDLSLISADQFGSYIEIPGGNVRVPLGYVGVLAPLLRDLPSCSLRYCKPVSCVRWGTVGNSSPRAVVKCCDGDEFPADYVIVTVSLGVLKNQHDKLFCPALPAEKVEAISKLGYGHVNKIFLEYARPFWAWHEGGIRLAWSADELSERCDWVKGVCNVEELASSQHVLCAWVCGREASDMELCSDEEVVESITRVLRQFTGDPTLPYPANLLRSKWCMDQYFAGSYSYMAVESTVGHQCDLASPLPGPCEPVPPILLFAGEATIPGHYSTVHGARLSGIREAERVIQLTKKYGGPPGTVKDTSCKQTCP, from the exons ATGTTGGATCCGAGCAAACCGGAACCAACGGTAGTGATAATCGGCGGAGGTATGGCCGGCCTTTCCGCAGCACATCGGCTAGTCCAGTGCGGGATGCAGAATTTCACGATACTTGAAGCCACGGATCG ACCAGGTGGCCGAATTCATTCCTGTTGGCTCGGTGACGTCGTGGCAGAAATGGGGGCTACCTGGATCGAGGGTGGATGCGTTGCAAATCCGGTATTCACTTTGGCGGCACAAGAAGGGCTGTTGAAGCCGCCGCTCTCCAGACCAGATCCAAGTAGAGGACTCTTCTGCACGAGCGATGGTCGCGCGATAGACTTGCCGGTCAGTATCACGGCATATCACACCTTCAGACACATCGAACAACAGGCGGCGACCCTCTTCTCCCTGGGTTGCGGACGCACTCATGGAAATCTCTTGAACTTCATGGGCGTGAGGATCCAACAAGAGCTCCACAATTTCCCGGAAGAACAACG GTACGATGCCGCGCGAGTAATGTACGGCATGACCAACTGTGTTCGTTGTCGATGCGGCGACGATCTCTCCCTCATTTCGGCTGACCAGTTTGGTAGCTACATCGAAATACCCGGTGGAAACGTCAGGGTACCTCTTGGCTACGTCGGTGTCTTAGCGCCGCTCCTCAGGGATCTACCCAGTTGCTCGTTGAGGTACTGTAAGCCCGTCAGCTGCGTCCGATGGGGTACCGTTGGCAACTCTTCGCCAAGAGCAGTCGTTAAGTGTTGCGACGGCGACGAGTTCCCGGCGGATTACGTAATCGTGACCGTTTCTCTCGGCGTCTTGAAAAACCAGCATGACAAACTGTTCTGCCCTGCACTACCCGCCGAGAAAGTTGAAGCCATTTCTAAACTTGGCTATGGGCACGttaacaaaatatttcttgaGTACGCCCGTCCTTTCTGGGCCTGGCATGAAGGTGGAATCAGGTTAGCCTGGTCTGCAGACGAGCTTTCCGAACGTTGTGACTGGGTTAAAG GTGTCTGTAACGTTGAGGAACTCGCCAGTTCGCAGCACGTGCTGTGCGCCTGGGTTTGCGGAAGGGAAGCTTCCGACATGGAGCTCTGTTCCGACGAAGAGGTCGTCGAGTCCATCACTCGAGTTTTGCGCCAATTTACGGGCGACCCCACCTTGCCATACCCGGCAAACTTACTCCGCAGCAAGTGGTGCATGGACCAGTACTTCGCTGGTTCATACAGTTACATGGCGGTCGAAAGCACCGTGGGTCACCAATGTGACTTGGCCAGTCCATTGCCAG GTCCTTGCGAACCGGTTCCACCCATTCTGCTCTTCGCCGGGGAGGCAACGATACCTGGACACTACAGCACGGTACACGGTGCTCGACTCAGTGGAATCAGGGAAGCAGAGCGCGTTATCCAGCTGACAAAGAA GTACGGTGGCCCACCGGGAACAGTGAAAGACACATCTTGCAAACAGACCTGTCCGTGA
- the Ddc gene encoding aromatic-L-amino-acid decarboxylase, with protein MDPNGFKDFAGEMANFITNYLENIRERRVLPIVEPGYMKPLLPTEAPQSPENWEDVMTDIERVIMPGITHWQSPKFHAYFPTAQSYPAIVADMLSGAIACIGFTWIASPACTELEVIMLDWLGKMLDLPSAFLSSSGGKGGGVIQGTASEATLVALLGAKAKMINRVKEEHPDWTANEIVGKLVAYASCQAHSSVERAGILGGVQFRLLDVDQKYKLRGDTLADAIREDREKGLIPFYVVATLGTTCSCAFDNLEEIGAVSNREQVWLHVDAAYAGSAFICPEFRYLMKGVERADSFNFNPHKWMLINFDCSAMWLKDPSHVVNAFNVDPLYLKHDAHGSLPDYRHWQIPLGRRFRALKLWFVLRLYGVQNLQKYIRSHVAQAHEFEALVLEDPRFEVVAEVVVGLVCFRLKGSNDVNEALLKRINGAGNIHLVPSKISDVYFLRFAVCSRFSESSDIQSSWKEIKLRAEEVLAEQPNSK; from the exons ATGGATCCGAACGGGTTTAAAGATTTTGCCGGTGAAATggcaaattttattaccaactACCTGGAGAACATCAGAGAAAG GCGAGTCTTGCCGATTGTTGAACCTGGGTACATGAAGCCACTCCTACCCACCGAAGCTCCTCAATCACCAGAAAATTGGGAAGACGTGATGACCGATATCGAGAGAGTCATCATGCCCGGA ATAACGCACTGGCAGAGTCCGAAATTCCACGCGTACTTTCCAACGGCTCAATCGTACCCAGCGATAGTTGCCGACATGTTGAGCGGTGCGATTGCTTGCATCGGTTTCACATGG ATCGCGAGTCCAGCGTGCACCGAGTTGGAAGTGATCATGCTCGACTGGCTGGGTAAGATGCTGGATCTTCCATCTGCGTTCTTGTCCTCCAGCGGAGGAAAAGGTGGTGGCGTTATTCAG GGAACTGCTAGTGAAGCCACGCTGGTGGCCCTCCTCGGGGCAAAAGCCAAAATGATCAACCGAGTGAAGGAAGAGCACCCGGACTGGACTGCGAACGAGATCGTGGGAAAACTGGTCGCCTATGCATCGT GTCAGGCTCACAGCTCTGTTGAACGCGCTGGTATACTAGGAGGAGTTCAATTCAGGCTTCTCGATGTTGACCAGAAGTACAAACTGAGGGGCGATACTCTGGCTGATGCCATTCGTGAGGACAGAGAAAAAGGACTGATTCCATTTTAC GTCGTAGCTACTCTGGGAACCACTTGCTCCTGCGCCTTTGACAACCTTGAGGAAATAGGAGCAGTTTCGAACCGTGAGCAGGTCTGGCTGCACGTTGATGCCGCCTACGCAG GGTCTGCTTTCATCTGCCCCGAGTTCCGGTACCTGATGAAAGGCGTCGAGAGGGCGGATTCGTTCAACTTCAATCCCCACAAGTGGATGTTGATAAACTTCGACTGCTCAGCTATGTGGCTCAAGGACCCGAGCCACGTCGTTAACGCTTTCAACGTAGACCCACTTTACCTGAAGCACGATGCTCATGGCTCACTCCCAGATTACCGA CACTGGCAAATTCCCCTCGGGCGCAGATTCCGCGCTCTCAAGCTGTGGTTTGTTCTTCGATTGTACGGCGTGCAGAATCTGCAGAAGTACATTCGTTCTCACGTTGCTCAAGCCCATGAATTCGAGGCTCTGGTTTTAGAGGATCCTCGCTTCGAAGTTGTCGCAGAAGTCGTAGTCGGTCTCGTTTGCTTCAGACTCAAG GGTTCAAATGACGTTAACGAGGCTTTACTGAAGCGGATCAACGGTGCTGGTAACATCCATCTGGTACCATCGAAGATAAGCGACGTTTACTTCCTACGATTCGCAGTCTGCTCCCGCTTCAGCGAAAGCTCCGACATCCAGAGTTCGTGGAAGGAAATAAAGTTACGCGCTGAAGAAGTTCTCGCCGAGCAACCAAATTCCAAGTGA